From one Passer domesticus isolate bPasDom1 chromosome 15, bPasDom1.hap1, whole genome shotgun sequence genomic stretch:
- the JPT2 gene encoding jupiter microtubule associated homolog 2 isoform X2, which translates to MLVLKPPGGDSSNLFGSTEEVSSSSRPHRMASNIFGASEKPQSIPKRTNPPGGKESGIFEDSSSAQPRPRLNPPGGKTSDIFGSPVSPSIVRAHPNKPKDHIVLKEEEIPKKLEAAENIKQHLEDGGEKKALGKEEQCKEPEPKMDNHEPRLGPRPRSHNKVLNPPGGKSSIAFY; encoded by the exons ATGCT GGTATTGAAGCCCCCCGGGGGAGATTCTAGTAATCTCTTTGGGAGTACAGAAGAAGTGTCTTCTTCAAGCAGGCCACACCGGATGGCATCCAATATCTTTGGAGCATCAGAAAAACCTCAGAGCATTCCAAAAAGAACAAACCCTCCAG gaggaaaagaaagtggCATTTTTGAGGACTCTAGTTCTGCTCAGCCTCGTCCACGCTTGAATCCACCTGGTGGGAAGACAAGCGATATCTTTGGATCTCCTGTCTCTCCTAGCATTGTGCGAGCACACCCGAACAAACCCAAG gATCACATTGTCttaaaagaagaggaaataCCAAAGAAGCTAGAAG CTGCAGAAAATATCAAACAACACCTGGAAGATGGAGGTGAGAAAAAAGCTCTGGGCAAAGAGGAGCAATGCAAGGAGCCAGAACCCAAGATGGACAATCACGAACCCCGACTAGGGCCAAGGCCACGCTCGCACAACAAAGTCCTCAATCCGCCAGGGGGGAAATCCAGCATTGCGTTCTATTAG
- the JPT2 gene encoding jupiter microtubule associated homolog 2 isoform X1, translating into MAGQGGAAGLPAARLERGCGAEVLSATMFQGGEVEPAKPSSRVLKPPGGDSSNLFGSTEEVSSSSRPHRMASNIFGASEKPQSIPKRTNPPGGKESGIFEDSSSAQPRPRLNPPGGKTSDIFGSPVSPSIVRAHPNKPKDHIVLKEEEIPKKLEAAENIKQHLEDGGEKKALGKEEQCKEPEPKMDNHEPRLGPRPRSHNKVLNPPGGKSSIAFY; encoded by the exons ATGGCCGGGCAAGGCGGGGCAGCCGGACTCCCCGCGGCGCGGTTGGAGCGGGGCTGCGGAGCGGAGGTGCTGAGTGCCACCATGTTCCAGGGCGGTGAGGTTGAGCCGGCCAAGCCTAGCTCCAG GGTATTGAAGCCCCCCGGGGGAGATTCTAGTAATCTCTTTGGGAGTACAGAAGAAGTGTCTTCTTCAAGCAGGCCACACCGGATGGCATCCAATATCTTTGGAGCATCAGAAAAACCTCAGAGCATTCCAAAAAGAACAAACCCTCCAG gaggaaaagaaagtggCATTTTTGAGGACTCTAGTTCTGCTCAGCCTCGTCCACGCTTGAATCCACCTGGTGGGAAGACAAGCGATATCTTTGGATCTCCTGTCTCTCCTAGCATTGTGCGAGCACACCCGAACAAACCCAAG gATCACATTGTCttaaaagaagaggaaataCCAAAGAAGCTAGAAG CTGCAGAAAATATCAAACAACACCTGGAAGATGGAGGTGAGAAAAAAGCTCTGGGCAAAGAGGAGCAATGCAAGGAGCCAGAACCCAAGATGGACAATCACGAACCCCGACTAGGGCCAAGGCCACGCTCGCACAACAAAGTCCTCAATCCGCCAGGGGGGAAATCCAGCATTGCGTTCTATTAG